The Sebastes umbrosus isolate fSebUmb1 chromosome 4, fSebUmb1.pri, whole genome shotgun sequence genomic sequence ttgtccagcacatcccacagatgctccatcggattgagatctggagaatttggaggccgagtcgacacctccaactcgttgccatccacatgatgtaaaagaaaccgtgattcatcagaccgggccaccttcttccattgctccgtggtccagttctgatgctcatgtgcccattgtaggcgctccattgcagccccatacgcaacaaactgcgatgcactgtgtgatCTGACACCTTTCtgtcggaaccagcattaactttttcagcaatttgagctccagtagctcttctattggatcagacaacacgggccagccttcgctccccacatgCAGCAATGAGTCTCGGATCTGACCCTGTCGTCGGTTCatcggttttccttccttggacctcttttggtaggtcctgaccactgcagaccaggaacatcccacaagagctgcagttctggagatgctctgacccagtcgtctagccatcacaatttgaccctcgtcaaagtcgctcacatccttacacttaattattttttatgcttccaacacaaagttcaaagttcaaaatgttcacttactgtctaatatatcccccccactgccaggcgccaatgtaacaaaataatcaatgttattcactccacctgtcagtggtcttaatgttatggctgatcatacatacatatatatatatatatatactgtatatatatgtactgtatatattatccCAGTTAAACAACATGTAGAGCCATAGgctactgacgctttgtcagacccctcggcgtcccTCTTTTCGGGTGGAATTAAACACGTGCtttatgttgtgaattaaacaaagacacttgcttaggttcaggcaataaaaccactaaagttaggtttaggacaaaaaaaaacatgtcagcaAAAAtcacactgaacgttgtgaacacaggacacgaacgaacagctgattgtaacgtgacacaagggacacaaacagcggtctcctggatgaaagccctgtgtttgttttgttggtgtAGTATTGTTCTTCTGCTGTTTATTTAGGGgtggtttttatatttttgtcttgCTTCTTAATTGTCgcatggtgttttattgtgtctgTTTACAAAGAGTAAGGTTTTGATTTACTACAGCTGATCTTTTATCTCTGTAACCTATGCATCACAAGTGGCCTCCGCCCAGGGACTATATGTGAAAATTAgcttttaaaaatgataaatggacttgcatttatatagagctttttctagtcttccgactaCTCAAAGCACTTTTAGCTATATGGTACAATATACTGTGTATTGTCCCTGCtaaatgaacaataaaataaataaaataaaataaattaaagccgcaagcggcatTTCACGGGTTATAGCCTTTATCGCTGAAGGCGCCCCCCTAGTcgccgatttgaatgaaactttcagcggatgtttcaactactcttgtgaacatatgctgcaagtttggagacgatgggccaaaggcttgtgaagttaggtctattgatgtgctgagcccgccccttaaaaatgaattggtcaatatcttcacaacacaatgacatatcaacaagctttatgcaacttttgatgagcctggtccaataatgattcgcagaaaatatgccagcaatcagacctacggtttaggaggagatgtcaaaaatgtgtttttcaaagaattcaacatggcggaaaatctagtcagtggactttcgtggtccaagagacttttttgtagagcaccatcagcagcacatgtctgtcaaatttcTAATTGATGGGACTTATGGTGTGAGGGGGCTGGCCTTGAAaattgttatagcgccaccatgtggccaattgttttcatattttatgtgaagcattatgacatcatgtacagttatggtaccaagtttcatgtctctagctcgttccagctcacagcaaattgagcaaaggcataatttagcataaaatgctaagtaggccacgcccacatgcaccgaTCAATATGACACTTCACATCTGTGTTAATACTTGCACCCAGAgtatgtgcaccaaatttgataaaattctgtccaccggatcttgcgatacaagtttctgatatttgtggcgccccctatgggtcaagcggaaaatgctttggtacgcctattcccaaacacgtattgaagatatctaccaagatttatgatgattggactaatggtcaatgaattatggccaatttcctgctaagcccTTCCAATTGTAAAGTTTGttggtcaacagattcataacgcaatgaggtatcaacacgctttatgcaactttagatgacattagtccaataatgatccacagaaaatttaGTAGCAATCGGAccaacggtttaggaggagatgtcaaaaatatgtttttcaaaaaatccaatgtGGCGGAAAATATTGCCaggcggactttagtggtcccagaggctttattgtagatcacaTGGAgctgcacatgtctgtcaagtttcaagtcaatcGGACTTACAGTGTGCGGGGCATGGCCTTTACAATGTCgcgtgtttgggcgttaattacagcgccaccatgtggccgattggagtcatagttcttgagaagcagctgcacatcatttccagttattgtgccaagtttcatgtttctagctcattccagctcacagcaaattgCGGTTCTTCGGCAGACAacgaataataaataaaattcacacaaaaacaaaaagcattaaagccgcaagcggcatttcgcgggttatagcctttCGCGCTCAAAGCGCCCCCCTAGTCGCCGATTTGAATGACactttcagcggatgtttcagctactcttgtgaacatatgctgcaagtttggagacgatgggccaaaggcttgggaagttaggtctattgatgtgctgagcccgccccttaaaaatgaattggtcaataacttcacaacacaatgacatatcaacaagctttatgcaaattttgatgagcctggtccaataatgattcgcagaaaatatgccagcaatcagacctacggtttaggaggagatgtcaaaaatgtgtttttcaaagaattcaacatggcggaaaatctagtcagtggactttcgtggtccaagagacttttttgtagatcacattcagcagcacatgtctgtcaaatttcTAATCGACGGGACTTATGGTGTGAGGGGGCTGGCCGTGAAAAATTTTATAgtgccaccatgtggccaattgttttcatattttatgtgaagcattatgacatcatgtacagttatggtaccaagtttcatgtctctagctcgttccagctcacagcaaattgagcaaaggcataatttagcataaaatgctaaataggccacgcccacatgcaccgaTCAATACGACACTTCAGATCTGTGTTAATACTTGCCCCCAGAGTATatgcaccaaatttgataaaattctgtccaCCGGATCTTGCGCTATAagtttttgacagttttggcgccccctatgggtcaagcggaaaatgctttggtacgcctattcccaaacacgtactgaagatatctaccaagatttatgatgacttgactaatggtcaatgaattatggccaatttcctgctaagctccgaccattgaaaagtttgttggtcaacagcttcataacgcaatgaggtatcaacacgctttatgcaacgttagatgacattagtccaatGATGTTCCACTGAAAATTTGGTAGAAATCGGAccaacggtttaggaggagatgtcaaaaatgtgtttttcaaaaaatccaatatggcggaaaatctagttaggcggactttagtggtcccagaggctttattgtagatcacacggagctgcacatgtctgtcaagtttcaagtcaatcggacttacggtgtgcggggcgtggccttgccaaaatcgcatgtttgggcgttaattacagcgccaccatgtggtcgattggggtcatagttcttgggaagcagctgcacatcatttccagttagtgtgccaagtttcatgtttctagctcattccagctcacggcattTTGCGCCTATTCGGcagacaacaaataataataataataataataataataataagaataataacaaatcggagcaaacttagaagggttatgccccttcggggctataaccctaataataacaaaccggcgcaaactcaatagggttatgccccttcggggctataaccctaataaattcacacaaactcaatagggttatgccccttcggggctataaccctaataataaattcacacaaactcaatagggttatgccccttcggggctataaccctaataataataataataaattcacacaaactCAATAGGGTTATGCCCCTTTGGGGCTACAACCctaataataaattcacacaaactcaatagggttatgccccttcggggctataaccctaataacaAACTGGCGCAAACTCAatagggttatgccccttcggggctataaccctaataacaAACCGGCGCAAACTCAatagggttatgccccttcggggctataaccctaataagaataataacaaaCCGGCGCAAACTCAatagggttatgccccttcagggctataaccctaattaaagccgcaagcggcatttcgcgggttatagcctttCGCGCTCAAAGCGCCACTAGCGCCTAGAgtatgtgcaccaaatttgataaaattctgtccaCCGGATCTTGCGATATAAGTGTTTGAGAGTTTTGGCGCCCCCTATGGGTCAAACGGAAAATGCTTTGGTACGCCTATTCCCAAACACgtactgaagatatctaccaagatttatgatgatttgactaatggtcaatgaattatggccaatttcctgctaagctcCGACCATTGAATAGTTTGttggtcaacagattcataacgcaatgaggtatcaacacgctttatgcaactttagatgacattagtccaataatttatgtttcagtgtattctgttgtacatgatgtgttattatattaaaatgtagTTAAGACCAAATCTGACTTGTTAACTacttgttgacttttttttaataataaaaaaatatgcaaaacaaatatataattggCTAATTAAGCTAAATTGACATACTTTCCCTTTCTAGCTGTCTCCCGTCACTGAATATATCATATTTGATTAACTAACACATTGCAATTTATCTTACAAAAGTAGTAATGATAACTAAATCCAGTCGTAGCGAATAAAAACAGCTAAACAAGTCGGCTACAAGCTAAACTTTAGCTAGTAAACTAGGTTTAGTAATCTCATTAGTTTAGAAGAGAGCTAGCAAACTgtggaaactctcgcgagattgtcGTAGGTCGTCGgacagcgagtctcgcgagagtttttgatCTCAgctcagatttcgcaatttgcgggccATCTTCTAGATATGACTAAGAAGAAGAAGCGCTTTTGAGAGGAAATTACAATTTAGCATAGTTAAGGTACATATTTAAATGCAAGAAATtgtaaatgaatacattatatTAATTTCAAGATAGTTATTAAAAATGGTAGAGTGCAGTTTTAGCTTTTCTTTGGAAAATAAGTTGTGTATaagaataaaaaagcaaataaaagcaaatgcaattaaaaacaataagtgAAATCATAACACAGAGACAATAAATTACTATTAAAAGTAGATGAAACACAAAATGGCAGAAGTGGATACTTAAAACCAGATTAACATGAAGATTTCCCTTCATTTGGCCCAAACAATGATAAACAGCCCTGTGTCCAGGGacgtccacatacttttggatATTCAATAAGACGTCTCCACAAATTATTTAGTCTGAATCAAATGTCACACAAGAAAGAGACGGCacaaaaatagatatttaaaaaaggttttatataaaacagtgaacctttataaaatatttaaacaccgGAAAGCTGCAGAACAGAAATTCCGTTTTAACTTTTTCATAGAAGAAGCTGCAAACAGAGATGAAAGATGAAAGATGAAAAGGTTTATAGTCACATGCACTGCTTAACTTTGTTGAAATGTGCATGAAGAAACAACCTTCAGCATGCTTTCTTTACTGCAAAAGGCTAAAGGTAAACTTTCTCTGACTAGGAGGCAGGTACAGGATCAGTTTTCAACAAGTGATGGCTGTAAAATTGCAAAAAGAAAACTGGGTATTTCTTCAGCTCTGAGGAGTTAGTCAAGGTGTTTACATTCAGTCACTGATTAAAAAAACCAaagttaaaacagtttaaaatgtaaaaaaacattcacattttctaTGATACAGAACATTTCAGATTATAGGGAATTCATTACAATAACAAACTTATATGAACACTTTAAAACAGCAGCTCCAGTCAGGACGCAGGTTGACTTCTTCTTCATCACCACTTGAATTTTGGgtacgtttttgttttttctgaatCGAGGAAAAAGAATCAAGCAAATAAGTCGATGTGTGAACATTACAAAATAAGATTATTGTGGTATTTACGGTAAAATATGGAGCATTTTGAGCTGGCATTCAAAGAGAAAAAGCTTAGAAAAATTCATCCTGGTAAATGTTTTATTGCCATAAAATAGATATATGGTCATGAAGTTTGGAACAGACATTCAGGGTCCACAGGCATACAAATGTAGCATGTTAGGATGTTAACAAACCACAGTGGAGCAGAGAAGAGTGTACAAACTACTGCAGTGAAATAGTTTTTAGGATGTGTACCTTCAGGAACAAAGTCCAGTGTGGTGAGACGGTTGATGTTAGTGGTCGCCGTGGCTTCTTTCCACACGTCATCTGATGAGAACAGAGTTTCAGTAAGTGAGGATTATTTCACAAAACATTTAAGAGAAAAGACAAACATCCATCTTCAGAGCCCACCACCTCCTCACCGTGCTATAGGAGAGTCTTTAGACTGTATTCACAACATTTCAGCATGTTTTATACAacaattaacacattttaattataaattGGTGTAATTTCCATTTAGCAAATGTCTCTGTCAGGTAGAAACTATATGTCATAATGTAAAGCCGGGTTTATGCTTGCTGTAGTGTCCCGGAAGGCTCCGCAAGCTGTCGCAGCGCTCAGTCGTGCAACATGTTTGTATTCAGGTCTAATTTTCTTCTACTGTGggtgtacattttatttttattttcagatttttcatctcttcttctctcaagTTTTAGGGATTAAAAGGAAGGTTGTAGGAGTGATTTACCTGAGATATGTATGTTCTCACAGGTTCTGGCTTTGAGTGACGGTTTATTTGTTCTGGAGTTACCCGACGAGTTGGAGGGTCCGGACTCGTTACTCGTGACATCCACCGCCACCTGACGATGACGCCGGAACTTGGGGGCCTGAGAGACGAAGGTatacattcattatttttttcattttgcattctacacatttatatttagcattatagacattttttaaagaaatttaaatgttcatttgttacagatttaaataaaatattgataaaaCTATATCTATAACATGAATCACAAACCTCTGCTGCCTCTCCGTAGGCCTTTGACTTGATGGAGGCGAGGAGCGAGGCTCTGTTGGAGCACTGAGGACACAAAACAGGCGGTTAGTCAACAGCGCCAACATCTAGACAAAGTTATTATTACAGCCGAGGGACTTCATGTGATTCACTTCAGTTTGAGTATTTAATATCCTGCAGGAGACACAAGGTGCAGTAGTGATGCTTTAAACCCTTCAGTAAAGTTGAATGTTGTGTAACTCACCACCTGCTGAGATGACGTTCCCTCACCGctgtcttcatcttcatcacgaCCACCCTGacaagacacaaacaaaaagcattaaaataaaaacattacctTTTGTTGTTTACACAAAACACAGTTTCATTTTAACAAACAGCTGTAGAAAGTCTCACCTTCCTTTGCTGCCACTTGTAGAAATCCACCACAGTGCTGCGTAGCTGAGGGACGAGGTCTTTACGGATCAGGTTGACGGACGAGTCCGCCTGCTCTGACGTTGAAGTGAAAGAAGTCTTCAGCTTCCCATAGAGCTCATGAATGTTGGACAATTCCTGTAAGaagacaaacacaacacatttagTACTTTTAATAATCCACTTTTAAAGAGTTGGAGTCGAGTCTATGCTCACCACCAGCAGGTCGATGTTGATCAGCTCCTGTGGACGAGACGCTCGCTCCATGAACTCCTCGCACGGCGCTGAGCTCTccaccttcctcttcttcttgtaGACAAGctggcaggagaggaggaggaggaggagacaaaggAGAAGcacaaagaggagagaggggaataTGAATTTGTAAGCTAGTAGGCTAGTAGGTTCCTTTCTCTGGGTTGTAAGAATAAATAGACATAAACATAACCATAATTAGTAAATGCCATGTCCTCAAAATGATGCTGGAGTGACAGTAGGTGTCCCATTTGATGAACATAATTCCTCCAtattttcatctctctcttaaAGTATATCTCCATTTGGGAGAGCTAAGTTGCTCAAACCGGGACAGAACCACCGAATCTCCACATAATATTCCtacatttaaatgatatttAGGGTTTGAAGTGAATATCAAATGTGTGTTGATGTAAGGTGGGCAGCTCACCAGAGTGGGCATGGCAGTGAAGTTGAAAGCTTTGAGGAACATCAGCTGTCGGAGGATGTAAACGGCGTCGATGTGCTGAGCGTCCACAGCGTCCTTCTCAAACTTGTTCACGTCCTCCCAGTCCTTCAGCGACAGACGGAtctgcagacagaaacacaacaacaactttATTGGATTATATTTAATGTATGGCCGACCCTTTAGAGAGCATGTGTTGTGTTCCTGACCTGCTCTGAGGGCGAGGCGGTCTGACATTTAAACAAGCTGTACAGCAGGTAAAGTCCTCCCACTCTGATCTGGAAGCTGTACGGAGGCATGAAGAAGCTGCTGGCGGTGTCCAGAATCAGACGGCTGAACGCTCGCTTCTCATGGTCGGTCACAGTGCCGCtgcaaaacaataataacaacatgtAACACTGTGTTAAATactgaaaatgtcaaattaaaaaaaaatattcatctacatttattgttattatttcattattttaaagtaaAGTAGACAACTGTCTCTGCAGCCCCATATTTACAGGCAGTGTTTGGACACAGTCCATCTCCTTATATCAGAAGATAAAGTgatatttgaaggtaaactcactagaagatgtgagagaagttcattatttgaaggtaaactcactaaaagatgtgagagaaattcattatttgaaggtaaactcactagaagatgtgagagaagctcattatttgaaggtaaactcactagaagatgtgagagttcattattttaaggtaaactcactagaagatgtgagagttcattatttgaaggtaaactcactaaaagatgtgagagaagttcattatttatggtaaactcactagaagatgtgagagttcattatttgaaggtaaactcactaaaagatgtgagagaagttcattattttaagGTAAACTCACCAGAAGATGTgagagttcattatttgaaggtaaactcactaaaagatgtgagagaagtccattattttaatgataaactcactagaagatgtgagagaagtccattatttgaaggtaaactcactagaagatgtgagagaagttcattatttgaaggtaaactcactagaagatgtgagagttcattatttgaaggtaaactcactaaaagatgtgagagaagttcattatttgaaggtaaactcactagaagatgtgagagttcattattttaatgataaactcactagaagatgtgagagaagtccattattttaatgataaactcactagaagatgtgagagaagctcattatttgaaggtaaactcactagaagatgtgagagaagttcattatttgaaggtaaactcactagaagatgtgagagaagctcattatttgaaggtaaactcactagaagatgtgagagaagttcattattttaaggtaaactcactagaagatgtgagagttcattatttgaaggtaaactcactaaaagatgtgagagaagtccattattttaatgataaactcactagaagatgtgagagaagtccATTATTTTAAGGTAAACTCattagaagatgtgagagaagttcattatttgaaggtaaactcactagaagatgtgagagaagttcattattgtaaggtaaactcactagaagatgtgagagaagttcattattgtaaggtaaactcactagaagatgtgagagaagctcattatttgaaggtaaactcactagaagatgtgagagaagttcattatttgaaggtaaactcactagaggATGAGAGAAGCTCATTATtgtaaggtaaactcactagaagatgtgagagaagttcattatttgaaggtaaactcattagaagatgtgagagaagttcattatttgaaggtaaactcactagaagatgtgagagaagttcattattgtaaggtaaactcactagaagatgtgagagaagctcattatttgaaggtaaactcactagaagatgtgagagaagttcattatttgaaggtaaactcactagaagatgtgagagaagttcattattgtaaggtaaactcactagaagatgtgagagaagttcattatttgaaggtaaactcactagaagatgtgagagaagttcattattgtaaggtaaactcactagaagatgtgagagaagttcattattgtaaggtaaactcactagaagatgtgagagaagttcattattgtaAGGTAAACTCAccagaagatgtgagagaagttcattatttgaaggtaaactcactagaagatgtgagagaagttcattatttgatggtaaactcactagaagatgtgagagaagttcattatttgaaggtaaactcactagaagatgtgagagaagttcattattgtaaggtaaactcactagaagatgtgagagaagttcattatttgaaggtaaactcactagaagatgtgagaagCTCATTATtgtaaggtaaactcactagaagatgtgagagaagttcattatttgaaggtaaactcactagaagatgtgagagaagctCATTATtgtaaggtaaactcactagaagatgtgagagaagttcattatttgaaggtaaactcactagaagatgtgagagaagctcattatttgaaggtaaactcactagaagatgtgagagaagttcattattttaaggtaaactcactagaagatgtgagagttcattatttgaaggtaaactcactaaaagatgtgagagaagtccattattttaatgataaactcactagaagatgtgagagaagtccATTATTTTAAGGTAAACTCattagaagatgtgagagaagttcattatttgaaggtaaactcactagaagatgtgagagaagttcattattgtaaggtaaactcactagaagatgtgagagaagttcattatttgaaggtaaactcactagaagatgtgagagaagttcattattgtaaggtaaactcactagaagatgtgagagaagcgagagttacgtatgtaactacggttctatgagttctggatgactgccagaggcagtgtttaacactggatgttatccatctcgcgcacgcgcaggtcgagtatttaatatcaacaaagtcacatgtgacctgggatgacgtagtttatataagcccacgtcatcatcagagatgtccctccagaatcttCTCGCCAAGATTCCGAGTGACAGCCAACTCCGGCAGTCATCCAGaactcatagaaccgtagttacatacgtaactctcgttctatttcgttcttcctgactgccagaggcagtgtttaacactggatgaCGACTACCAACGTAGTCACGAGGAAAACCCACCTCACCGGGAACGGCCTGTGGATTCCTGAAAGACCACCGATGCTACTGCATGGGGAGCAGCA encodes the following:
- the LOC119486759 gene encoding snRNA-activating protein complex subunit 1-like, with protein sequence MDFCGKQVKVDCVELLSRFQIFSKVWREMSFSHIFYGTVTDHEKRAFSRLILDTASSFFMPPYSFQIRVGGLYLLYSLFKCQTASPSEQIRLSLKDWEDVNKFEKDAVDAQHIDAVYILRQLMFLKAFNFTAMPTLLVYKKKRKVESSAPCEEFMERASRPQELINIDLLVELSNIHELYGKLKTSFTSTSEQADSSVNLIRKDLVPQLRSTVVDFYKWQQRKGGRDEDEDSGEGTSSQQVCSNRASLLASIKSKAYGEAAEAPKFRRHRQVAVDVTSNESGPSNSSGNSRTNKPSLKARTCENIHISDDVWKEATATTNINRLTTLDFVPEEKTKTYPKFKW